From Sesamum indicum cultivar Zhongzhi No. 13 unplaced genomic scaffold, S_indicum_v1.0 scaffold00453, whole genome shotgun sequence:
ATTGATGTTTGTATGGCATCGCGTTTCAATTGCTTGTTTGTTAGGAATCGATTTTATTTCGCAGATTGTAAATCCTGGAAAGATTCTTAAGATAAGAGTACGCGGGACTAAGCAGGATCTGACACAAGATACATCCCCAGAGGAGGTTTGCATAGTAATGCCTGGTGTGATTGCACGTTTTGAAGGATCTGGTATTAAGGTATGTGAATTTTAGTGTTTACCAGCAAGAACCAAAGGTTGAGATTGTCTTCATGGCCTTTCTTATGTGTACTTGCTTTAAAGTTTGAGAACGCGTGCTTCATGATTCTTCTCTGTCAGCACTGGAAAAATTCCTCCCTgtactattatatttatgctGTTATAGTTCttcatttgtttctttattctGTATTTAAGTTTTACTTCTTTACGTATCCTGTGAAATGCAGAATCTGTTGCGCCGGTGGTTTCAAGAAACAGACTCAAAGTTTTGGGATCAGGAGTTCTATGATGATGCTAATTCAGAGGATTCTGGAAATTCTGCTACGAGCCTTCCTTACCAACTATGGAATGTTAGCAAGTATGGATTATGTGCGGATGCTGCTATTACTGGTGTCATGCCCCCACCTTTGATGGAAATTCAAGTAATTGTCATATTAACTCATTGCATCAATTGGTAATTAGATTGTTTTTACGGATTCCACTTTTTCAGAATTTAGTAGATGTAACTGCAGAAATTTGAAAGCGCTCTCTTGTTTTCTCTCTCTGCCTTGAACATTCTACCTTTTCCCTTGATAATGCTTAGGTGGaagtttgttcttgtttgtaATCTTTTGCTTCATGACTTTTGGAAACTTTCTGAATTTATTCTGGTATTTGAATTCAGCTGATTTTATTGTTGGGCAGTCAAGTCAACGTTACTATTGTGCCGTCACTATTGGAGAGGATGCCGTGATATCAGCATTTAGGTTAGTGGGGTTGTAACTCGTTTTACTTCTAGACTTCCTCTTAAACGATTTCAATGTTTTCTTGGTAACTTAAGCTTAAGGTTGTTGTCTGTATTTCATCCATTATGGTTGATTGCAGACTTTCTGTGGACAAGAACAGATCACTAGTGGGAGCTATCTTGTCAAAAGTTGTTCCTGCAACATTTTCAacaattgcttcattttcaaaattgatttggCGGAGTGAAGAAAAGCCCACGAAGAAGCCAGAAGCTAAATCTCAACCATTTGCTCGAGGTTAGAAAGTTGCTTGTAGTGTTGGCTGCCTATCTGATTCAATGGATAAGTAAAACCCTATCCAtaccataaattaattctaagaCCCAGATCCTAACCCAGacccattaaaaaaatatagattggGTCTGGGTTGGGTCTCTACCCATCAATACACATGGGTCTATGTACCCAATTTGgatccaaaatatatatttattttctttcctattcaattgaattattatttattaatcgaTCTACCTATAAGTGAACAAATCTAAAAAACTTAAGACatcataacattatttatcatgtatattttcataatgttattttataaacgatataataaataataatattatttaaatatctatataaaaaaagagttatttgtgaattggtctcaaattttttaatttattgataaattatgggtaaaaatagaaaataaaagaaattaaattagtatgaTTTGCAGAAAAAATGGATTcggagaaaaaaaaacagaaagaaagaaagaaaagaaaatcaaatttggatCTGATCGGACCCAAACACTGGGTTTGATAGGGTCTAGACACCCCCATAGGTCTTCAGTGGGTACAATGGACTGGGTCtgaattaatttgtttggtcTTTTTGTGAGTTTGGGCTTGGGTAGGGTAAAACCCAACCTGTCGACCGGCTTAATCTGATTCACTACCTTCTTCACGTCTCAACGGAGCAAAAGATTGAAGAAGTGATATATTACACTCCATACCATATATTTACCAATTATAACTATGTTAATAAAGATGTTTCTGGCCATTTAAGATGCTTTATTGGAGTTCTGACCAATAATGTCTACTTCTTGTCAGCCTCTGCTCTAACTTGTTTGAAGGATCATCCACGGAAGGGTGAGAAGCTTACATTGTCGCCTAGTGGTACTTTGGCCGCAATAACCGATTCACTTGGCCGTATTTTGCTCTTAGACACTCAGGCACTTGTTGTCGTGCGTTTATGGAAGGTATGTTGACTGTATATATTGCATTATTACTTTTCCAATAAAGTTTTTTAGATTCTAAAATTCTGTCGCTTAACATTcgaatttgtttaaattattctGATCACAACCcgaattattatttcaaggctGACGACAATATAACTGACGTTAGTTCCTTTTGCAGGGATATCGTGAAGCAAGCTGCTTGTTCGTGGAGATGCTTGCCCGTAAAGATAAAGCAGCAGCCTCGCGTTGGGCTTATGACGAGCACTCAAAAAGTGATTACTGTCTCTGTCTAGCTATACATGCACCTCGAAAAGGAATAGTGGAGGTATATATCTTCTCTTGGATCCGCTATGTCCTCTCTCTTTGCCTCTTCTTGCCCACTGCCTTTGACTACTAGATCGATTATATGGTGTTGGATTCACTTGCAACGATA
This genomic window contains:
- the LOC105180251 gene encoding rab3 GTPase-activating protein non-catalytic subunit-like encodes the protein SVSAVEWLVFDDDIRALAVGTSCGYLLIFSVHGYLIHRQIVNPGKILKIRVRGTKQDLTQDTSPEEVCIVMPGVIARFEGSGIKNLLRRWFQETDSKFWDQEFYDDANSEDSGNSATSLPYQLWNVSKYGLCADAAITGVMPPPLMEIQSSQRYYCAVTIGEDAVISAFRLSVDKNRSLVGAILSKVVPATFSTIASFSKLIWRSEEKPTKKPEAKSQPFARASALTCLKDHPRKGEKLTLSPSGTLAAITDSLGRILLLDTQALVVVRLWKGYREASCLFVEMLARKDKAAASRWAYDEHSKSDYCLCLAIHAPRKGIVEVWQMRTGPRLLTIPCPKGSKILQPTYRFSSATASSSSYVPLQVFFLNGDSGQISLLNPFLH